A window of Ammospiza nelsoni isolate bAmmNel1 chromosome 19, bAmmNel1.pri, whole genome shotgun sequence contains these coding sequences:
- the CBX8 gene encoding chromobox protein homolog 8 isoform X3 produces MPLVFYFICLAPSWLLILFPLSVPPCPQVQHLGTRGEHPGCPAARSLRGEAQAKAKAKTYEFRSDSSRGIRVPYPGRSPQELGSTSRAREGLRNIALAPQGSSSSSTPKADGIRERVIRVEDKPGETPKKRGPKPRKELYKDLAETLDASKRKLGEPGDKVGDYLKARKMEEAAAAGAAKFGSGHSVIQLARRQEPELPGALAGPPRAEPGPEAFPPRLAKHRADFLDAKGQGGLDPGGPKLLHGAVGPGNAGGLYRDGVGGPAGRPSLIARIPVARILGDPEEESWSPSLNNLEKVVVTDVTSNFLTVTIKESSTDQGFFKEKR; encoded by the exons ATGCctctggttttttattttatttgtcttgCTCCCTCCTGGCTCCTTATTCTGTTCCCTCTCTCCGTCCCGCCTTGCCCCCAGGTACAGCACTTGGGAACCCGAGGAGAACATCCTGGATGCCCGGCTGCTCGCAGCCTTCGAGGAGAG GCCCAGGCAAAAGCCAAAGCCAAAACCTATGAGTTCCGCAGCGACTCTTCCAGGGGCATCCGGGTGCCGTATCCCGGGAGGTccccccaggagctgggctccACGTCCCGGGCTAGGGAAGGACTGAGAAACATAGCCCTGGccccccagggcagctccagcagcagcacccccaaGGCAGACGGCATCCGGGAGCGGGTGATCCGCGTGGAGGACAAGCCCGGGGAGACCCCCAAAAAGAGAGGCCCGAAGCCCAGGAAGGAGCTGTACAAGGACCTTGCGGAGACTCTGGACGCCTCCAAGAGGAAACTGGGGGAGCCGGGGGACAAGGTGGGGGACTACCTGAAGGCCAGGAAGatggaggaggcggcggcggcgggggcggccaAGTTCGGCTCGGGACACAGCGTGATCCAGCTGGCCCGGCGGCAGGAGCCCGAGCTGCCCGGCGCCCTGGCCGGGCCCCCCCGCGCCGAGCCGGGCCCCGAGGCCTTCCCCCCGCGCCTGGCCAAGCACCGCGCGGACTTTCTGGACGCCAAGGGGCAGGGGGGGCTGGACCCCGGCGGGCCCAAGCTGCTGCACGGCGCCGTGGGCCCGGGGAACGCGGGCGGCCTGTACCGCGACGGCGTGGGGGGCCCGGCCGGGCGGCCCTCGCTCATCGCCAGGATCCCCGTCGCCAGGATCCTGGGGGACCCCGAGGAGGAGTCCTGGAGCCCCTCTCTCAACAACCTGGAGAAGGTGGTGGTAACTGACGTGACCTCTAACTTTTTGACCGTCACCATCAAGGAGAGCAGCACGGACCAAGGATTCTTTAAGGAGAAGCGATGA
- the CBX2 gene encoding chromobox protein homolog 2, translated as MEELSSVGEQVFAAECILSKRLRKGKLEYLVKWRGWSSKHNSWEPEENILDPRLLLAFQKKEHEKEVQNRKRGKRPRGRPRKNVEPEMPTKTKSSSSSSSTSSSSSSSEEEDESDLEAKRGPRSRETHPVPQKKAQILVAKPDMKDASRKKRGRKPLPPEQKAARRTVNLTKVLKTSRKEAGGSAKLLGKLQPQHSTQGSGLAMLKDPPGALAGLSSGGSSGENLPSMMKSGSASPSQAISWQSSIVHYMNRMSQSQGAAESSALGRLALKAQAASKGSLGLDLKMRSQKGSGELGLNAQGPKTAKASGSSAGGDQKSGFAAGGQTLPNGSKAPSSSSGASSQAASSQELNLQALNLQSVRNGPSTASGSGVPRHLCGSLAKGAAGTAPAGAKGAGTAKGGAAGAGLNAASAAALPGADGGKSKRQTQRAGDRDSAKGGSAGAPEGHAAPESRKGPALSEASSGEDASSDSDRDSASLPGVAQNMSVSIQTSQDWKPTRSLIEHVFVTDVTANLITVTVKESPTSVGFFNLRQY; from the exons atggaggagctgagcagcGTGGGAGAGCAGGTCTTCGCCGCCGAGTGCATCCTCAGCAAGCGGCTGCGCAAG GGCAAGCTGGAGTACCTGGTCAAGTGGCGAGGCTGGTCCTCCAA GCACAACAGCTGGGAGCCCGAGGAGAACATCCTGGACCcccggctgctgctggctttccAAAAGAA GGAGCACGAGAAGGAGGTGCAGAATAGGAAGAGGGGCAAGCGGCCCCGGGGCAGGCCCAGGAAGAACGTG gAACCAGAGATGCCTACAAAAACCAAGTcaagcagctcctcttcctccacatcctcctcttcctcctcctccgagGAAGAGGATGAGAGTGATCTGGAAGCAAAGAGAGGTCCCCGCAGCAGAGAGACACACCCGGTGCCGCAGAAGAAAGCTCAGATCCTGGTGGCCAAGCCCGACATGAAAGACGCTTCCAGGAAGAAGCGTGGCAGGAAACCTCTTCCCCCAGAGCAGAAAGCAGCCCGGAGGACTGTGAACCTGACAAAGGTGCTGAAAACGTCCCGGAAGGAGGCGGGGGGCAGTGccaagctgctggggaagctgcagccccagcacagcacgCAGGGCTCAGGCCTGGCCATGCTGAAGGACCCGCCGGGcgccctggctgggctcagctcGGGGGGCTCCTCAGGGGAGAACCTGCCCAGCATGATGAAGAGCGGCTCGGCGAGCCCCAGCCAGGCCAtcagctggcagagctccatCGTGCACTACATGAACAGGATGTCCCAGAGCCAGGGTGCGGCCGAGAGCTcggccctgggcaggctggcgCTCAAGGCACAGGCAGCCAGCAAGGGCAGCTTAGGGCTGGACTTGAAAATGAGGAGCCAGAAGggctctggggagctggggctgaacGCACAGGGACCCAAAACTGCAAAGGCTTCCGGCAGCAGCGCCGGAGGGGACCAGAAATCGGGGTTTGCTGCCGGAGGGCAGACGCTGCCCAACGGCAGCAAGGCGCCATCGAGCTCGTCCGgggccagcagccaggcagcctccagccaggagctgaaccTGCAGGCCCTGAACCTGCAGAGCGTCAGGAACGGGCCCAGCACGGCCAGCGGGAGCGGCGTGCCCCGGCACCTCTGCGGCTCCCTGGCCAAGGGCGCTGCTGGCACCGCCCCTGCGGGTGCCAAGGGCGCGGGCACCGCCAAGGGTGGCGCGGCAGGGGCCGGGCTGAACGCTGCCAGTGCCGCTGCGCTGCCAGGGGCGGACGGAGGCAAGAGCAAGAGGCAGACACAGCGGGCAGGTGACAGGGACTCGGCCAAGGGGGGCTCGGCGGGCGCCCCAGAGGGACACGCGGCCCCCGAGAGCCGCAAAGGCCCCGCGCTGTCCGAAGCCAGCAGCGGCGAGGACGCCAGCTCCGACTCGGACCGGGATTCAGCCTCCCTCCCGGGCGTGGCTCAGAACATGTCTGTGTCCATCCAGACCAGCCAGGACTGGAAACCCACGCGCAGCCTGATCGAGCACGTCTTTGTCACCGACGTCACCGCCAACCTGATCACAGTGACGGTCAAGGAGTCCCCCACCAGCGTCGGGTTCTTCAACCTGCGGCAGTACTGA
- the CBX8 gene encoding chromobox protein homolog 8 isoform X2, producing MELSAVGERVFAAEALLKRRIRKGRMEYLVKWKGWSQKYSTWEPEENILDARLLAAFEEREREMELYGPKKRGPKPKTFLLKAQAKAKAKTYEFRSDSSRGIRVPYPGRSPQELGSTSRAREGLRNIALAPQGSSSSSTPKADGIRERVIRVEDKPGETPKKRGPKPRKELYKDLAETLDASKRKLGEPGDKVGDYLKARKMEEAAAAGAAKFGSGHSVIQLARRQEPELPGALAGPPRAEPGPEAFPPRLAKHRADFLDAKGQGGLDPGGPKLLHGAVGPGNAGGLYRDGVGGPAGRPSLIARIPVARILGDPEEESWSPSLNNLEKVVVTDVTSNFLTVTIKESSTDQGFFKEKR from the exons ATGGAGCTCTCGGCCGTCGGGGAGCGCGTCTTCGCGGCCGAGGCCCTGCTCAAGCGCCGCATCCGCAAA GGCCGCATGGAATATCTGGTCAAATGGAAGGGCTGGTCGCAGAA GTACAGCACTTGGGAACCCGAGGAGAACATCCTGGATGCCCGGCTGCTCGCAGCCTTCGAGGAGAG GGAGCGAGAAATGGAGCTTTACGGGCCCAAAAAGCGAGGCCCCAAGCCCAAAACCTTCCTGCTAAAG GCCCAGGCAAAAGCCAAAGCCAAAACCTATGAGTTCCGCAGCGACTCTTCCAGGGGCATCCGGGTGCCGTATCCCGGGAGGTccccccaggagctgggctccACGTCCCGGGCTAGGGAAGGACTGAGAAACATAGCCCTGGccccccagggcagctccagcagcagcacccccaaGGCAGACGGCATCCGGGAGCGGGTGATCCGCGTGGAGGACAAGCCCGGGGAGACCCCCAAAAAGAGAGGCCCGAAGCCCAGGAAGGAGCTGTACAAGGACCTTGCGGAGACTCTGGACGCCTCCAAGAGGAAACTGGGGGAGCCGGGGGACAAGGTGGGGGACTACCTGAAGGCCAGGAAGatggaggaggcggcggcggcgggggcggccaAGTTCGGCTCGGGACACAGCGTGATCCAGCTGGCCCGGCGGCAGGAGCCCGAGCTGCCCGGCGCCCTGGCCGGGCCCCCCCGCGCCGAGCCGGGCCCCGAGGCCTTCCCCCCGCGCCTGGCCAAGCACCGCGCGGACTTTCTGGACGCCAAGGGGCAGGGGGGGCTGGACCCCGGCGGGCCCAAGCTGCTGCACGGCGCCGTGGGCCCGGGGAACGCGGGCGGCCTGTACCGCGACGGCGTGGGGGGCCCGGCCGGGCGGCCCTCGCTCATCGCCAGGATCCCCGTCGCCAGGATCCTGGGGGACCCCGAGGAGGAGTCCTGGAGCCCCTCTCTCAACAACCTGGAGAAGGTGGTGGTAACTGACGTGACCTCTAACTTTTTGACCGTCACCATCAAGGAGAGCAGCACGGACCAAGGATTCTTTAAGGAGAAGCGATGA
- the ENPP7 gene encoding ectonucleotide pyrophosphatase/phosphodiesterase family member 7 — protein MKMLLSLGLLFAALSLGSCMPLQQTASNRSKLLLVSFDGFRWNYDQDVDTPNLDAMAAEGVKAKYMTPAFVTLTSPCHFTLLTGRYLENHGVIHNMWFDTKTGVRLPYYTTQGISSWWDNGSLPIWITAQRQGLKTGSIHFPGTKAKYQKEEVYKKLVEPALFNYSNENNWRQSIDTVMKWFTGDNLDFITLYFGEPDSSGHKYGPESTQRKNMIKQVDRTVGYLRQRIRESGLESNLNLIITSDHGMETVVKTNEIHLRTVTNFTFKDLDFELLDYGPSGLLVPKEGKLEHVYSVLKNAHPKLHVYKKEEFPKRFHYANHSRITPLVLYSDPGYVIHGRYKVQFNKGEHGFDNQAMNMKTIFRAVGPAFKKGLEVEPFESVNVYALLCELLGITPEPHDGSLEVTKPMLREPTDGDGGNGDGNGNGDGGNGSNGEQRVSWGTVGGQQAPALTVGTRNSNRHQKWQGAPGAQREHSGSGTGSGTRVAMGTESGPGHRARSAPPGFPREQRHLAAAATPGARGTGPCPPIPAAR, from the exons ATGAAgatgctgctgtccctggggctgctctttgctgccctgtccctggggagctgcatgCCCCTGCAGCAAACTGCGTCCAACCGCagcaagctgctcctggtgtccTTCGATGGCTTCCGCTGGAACTACGACCAGGACGTGGACACCCCCAACCTGGACGCCATGGCTGCAGAGGGGGTGAAGGCCAAGTACATGACCCCCGCCTTCGTCACCCTCACCAGCCCCTGCCACTTCACGCTGCTGACCG GGCGGTACCTGGAGAACCACGGGGTGATCCACAACATGTGGTTCGACACCAAAACTGGCGTGAGACTGCCCTACTACACCACACAAGGCATAAGCAGCTGGTGGGACAACGGCAGCCTGCCCATCTGGATCACTGCCCAGAGACAG GGTTTGAAGACAGGCTCCATCCACTTCCCTGGAACCAAGGCAAAATACCAAAAGGAAGAAGTGTACAAGAAGTTGGTGGAACCTGCATTGTTCAACTACAGCAACGAAAACAACTGGAGGCAGAGCATCGACACCGTCATGAAGTGGTTCACGGGGGACAACCTGGACTTCATCACGCTCTACTTCGGGGAGCCAGACTCCTCAGGACACAAGTATGGCCCTGAATccacacagaggaaaaacatgATCAAGCAAGTGGACAGAACCGTGGGTTACTTGAGGCAGCGCATCCGGGAGAGCGGCCTGGAGTCCAACCTGAACCTCATCATCACGTCCGACCACGGCATGGAGACCGTGGTGAAAACCAACGAGATCCACCTCCGCACCGTCACCAACTTCACCTTCAAGGACCTCGACTTCGAGCTCCTCGATTATGGACCAAGTGGGCTCCTGGTGCCCAAGGAAGGGAAACTGGAGCATGTGTACTCAGTCCTGAAAAACGCCCACCCGAAGCTGCACGTTTACAAGAAGGAAGAGTTTCCAAAGAGGTTCCACTACGCCAACCATTCCCGGATCACCCCACTTGTGCTGTACAGCGATCCAGGCTACGTGATCCATGGG AGGTACAAGGTCCAGTTCAACAAAGGAGAGCACGGCTTTGACAACCAGGCCATGAACATGAAAACCATCTTCCGTGCCGTGGGGCCGGCCTTCAAGAAGGGGCTGGAGGTGGAGCCCTTCGAAAGCGTCAATGTCTACGCCCTCCTCTGCGAGCTGCTGGGCATCACCCCCGAGCCCCACGACGGCTCCCTGGAGGTCACCAAGCCCATGCTGAGGGAACCCACCGACGGTGACGGTGGCAACGGCGATGGCAATGGAAACGGTGACGGTGGCAACGGCAGCAATGGTGAGCAGCGGGTGTCAtgggggacagtgggagggCAGCAGGCACCGGCACTGACAGTGGGCACCAGGAACAGCAACAGGCACCAGAAGTGGCAAGGGGCACCGGGAGCACAGCGGGAGCACAGCGGGAGTGGCACCGGGAGCGGCACCCGGGTGGCAATGGGCACCGAGAGCGGCCCCGGGCACCGGGCGCGCTCCGCTCCGCCGGGATTCCCGCGGGAACAGCGACACCTGGCGGCCGCCGCCACCCCCGGGGCTCGGGGCACCGGGCCGTGCCCCCCCATCCCCGCCGCTCGGTAA
- the CBX8 gene encoding chromobox protein homolog 8 isoform X1, which translates to MELSAVGERVFAAEALLKRRIRKGRMEYLVKWKGWSQKYSTWEPEENILDARLLAAFEESFGSFNTSREREMELYGPKKRGPKPKTFLLKAQAKAKAKTYEFRSDSSRGIRVPYPGRSPQELGSTSRAREGLRNIALAPQGSSSSSTPKADGIRERVIRVEDKPGETPKKRGPKPRKELYKDLAETLDASKRKLGEPGDKVGDYLKARKMEEAAAAGAAKFGSGHSVIQLARRQEPELPGALAGPPRAEPGPEAFPPRLAKHRADFLDAKGQGGLDPGGPKLLHGAVGPGNAGGLYRDGVGGPAGRPSLIARIPVARILGDPEEESWSPSLNNLEKVVVTDVTSNFLTVTIKESSTDQGFFKEKR; encoded by the exons ATGGAGCTCTCGGCCGTCGGGGAGCGCGTCTTCGCGGCCGAGGCCCTGCTCAAGCGCCGCATCCGCAAA GGCCGCATGGAATATCTGGTCAAATGGAAGGGCTGGTCGCAGAA GTACAGCACTTGGGAACCCGAGGAGAACATCCTGGATGCCCGGCTGCTCGCAGCCTTCGAGGAGAG CTTTGGTTCTTTTAACACCTCTAGGGAGCGAGAAATGGAGCTTTACGGGCCCAAAAAGCGAGGCCCCAAGCCCAAAACCTTCCTGCTAAAG GCCCAGGCAAAAGCCAAAGCCAAAACCTATGAGTTCCGCAGCGACTCTTCCAGGGGCATCCGGGTGCCGTATCCCGGGAGGTccccccaggagctgggctccACGTCCCGGGCTAGGGAAGGACTGAGAAACATAGCCCTGGccccccagggcagctccagcagcagcacccccaaGGCAGACGGCATCCGGGAGCGGGTGATCCGCGTGGAGGACAAGCCCGGGGAGACCCCCAAAAAGAGAGGCCCGAAGCCCAGGAAGGAGCTGTACAAGGACCTTGCGGAGACTCTGGACGCCTCCAAGAGGAAACTGGGGGAGCCGGGGGACAAGGTGGGGGACTACCTGAAGGCCAGGAAGatggaggaggcggcggcggcgggggcggccaAGTTCGGCTCGGGACACAGCGTGATCCAGCTGGCCCGGCGGCAGGAGCCCGAGCTGCCCGGCGCCCTGGCCGGGCCCCCCCGCGCCGAGCCGGGCCCCGAGGCCTTCCCCCCGCGCCTGGCCAAGCACCGCGCGGACTTTCTGGACGCCAAGGGGCAGGGGGGGCTGGACCCCGGCGGGCCCAAGCTGCTGCACGGCGCCGTGGGCCCGGGGAACGCGGGCGGCCTGTACCGCGACGGCGTGGGGGGCCCGGCCGGGCGGCCCTCGCTCATCGCCAGGATCCCCGTCGCCAGGATCCTGGGGGACCCCGAGGAGGAGTCCTGGAGCCCCTCTCTCAACAACCTGGAGAAGGTGGTGGTAACTGACGTGACCTCTAACTTTTTGACCGTCACCATCAAGGAGAGCAGCACGGACCAAGGATTCTTTAAGGAGAAGCGATGA